The Flavobacterium jumunjinense genome includes a region encoding these proteins:
- the obgE gene encoding GTPase ObgE, producing MTEGNFVDYVKIYIASGKGGKGSTHLHREKFIEKGGPDGGDGGRGGHVILVGNKNLWTLYHLKYTKHVKAGHGGDGGSSRSTGSDGEDKIIEVPLGTVVKDKETGEVLFEVTEHGESRIVAKGGKGGLGNWHFRSPTNQTPRYSQPGMPSQEEDMILELKVLADVGLVGFPNAGKSTLLSVLTSAKPKIADYAFTTLKPNLGIVAYRDFQSFVIADIPGIIEGAAEGKGLGHYFLRHIERNSTLLFLVPADADDVKKEYEILLDELRRYNPEMLDKDRLIVVSKSDMLDDELKAEMKQELDVAFKGTDYMFISSVAQQGLQELKDKLWKMLNS from the coding sequence ATGACAGAAGGTAACTTCGTAGATTACGTAAAAATATATATTGCTTCTGGAAAAGGAGGAAAAGGTTCTACTCATTTACATAGAGAAAAATTTATTGAAAAAGGTGGGCCAGATGGAGGAGATGGAGGACGTGGAGGACATGTTATTTTAGTAGGAAACAAAAACCTTTGGACACTTTATCATCTAAAATATACAAAACACGTTAAAGCGGGTCATGGTGGTGATGGAGGTAGTTCTAGAAGTACAGGGTCTGATGGAGAAGATAAGATAATTGAAGTGCCATTAGGAACTGTGGTGAAAGATAAAGAAACGGGAGAAGTTCTTTTTGAAGTAACAGAGCATGGAGAATCTAGAATTGTTGCAAAAGGAGGAAAAGGAGGGCTAGGGAACTGGCACTTTAGAAGTCCTACAAATCAAACGCCTAGATATTCTCAACCAGGAATGCCTAGTCAAGAAGAGGATATGATTTTAGAGTTGAAAGTACTAGCAGATGTTGGTCTTGTAGGTTTTCCTAATGCAGGAAAATCAACATTGCTTTCTGTATTAACATCGGCAAAACCAAAAATTGCTGATTATGCTTTTACTACTTTAAAACCAAACTTAGGAATTGTGGCTTATAGAGATTTTCAATCTTTTGTAATAGCAGATATTCCAGGGATTATTGAAGGTGCAGCAGAAGGGAAAGGATTAGGACATTACTTTTTACGTCATATTGAACGTAATTCGACTTTGTTGTTCTTAGTTCCAGCAGATGCAGATGACGTTAAGAAAGAATATGAAATCCTTTTGGATGAATTGAGACGTTATAATCCTGAGATGTTAGACAAAGACAGATTAATTGTTGTTTCAAAATCGGATATGTTAGATGATGAATTGAAAGCAGAAATGAAACAAGAATTAGATGTTGCTTTTAAAGGAACAGATTATATGTTTATTTCTTCAGTAGCTCAACAAGGTCTTCAAGAGTTAAAAGATAAATTATGGAAAATGTTGAATAGTTAA
- a CDS encoding roadblock/LC7 domain-containing protein, translated as MLQKLIEETAIESALIFDKNGKLIDSCNIEKPQTISAMSNTILEMCQGLVEELNEKKINQIIIKGNSLLLIGSTINKNQYLISICNDISKLGLLLKVIDNLEK; from the coding sequence ATGTTACAAAAACTAATTGAGGAAACTGCAATCGAATCAGCCTTAATCTTCGACAAAAATGGAAAACTCATTGATTCCTGTAATATTGAAAAACCACAAACTATATCTGCAATGTCTAATACAATATTAGAAATGTGCCAAGGACTAGTTGAGGAATTAAATGAAAAAAAAATAAATCAAATTATTATAAAAGGGAATTCTCTTTTATTAATTGGAAGTACTATAAATAAAAATCAATATCTCATTTCTATATGTAATGATATTAGTAAACTAGGACTATTATTAAAAGTCATAGATAATTTAGAAAAATAA
- a CDS encoding alpha-2-macroglobulin family protein: protein MKKYFILLFLLICTTLFSQSNYDNEWKEVYQHELDGKTRSAYESVQKIYKKVKRKKDDIQIIKCFFYTSKFTLALEEEAQSKVIQNITREINDANGNSKAILNYIYASLLKDYYNQNSYKIRQRTSIENENNANFLLWNEAKFESEIIKQFESSLQNKNQLQQQTITDYNETFIISPDIDGKNYTLYDYLWNEYFDYLKRENRNWEIKRTVENNAIIEKLYSTTEHFITLSATPFNESNFKRIIELFQEKEKLYAIDNIKKANNTYAVRLSYIHTIFQNNDLYIQNLKFLEAITNNQFLKQQLRIDRAKFLASITTKNSTINHYDEVLTICDSVLQSITNNNALADAENLKNTILLKSFNLKIKHTLYENENTRAFVEYRNIDTLTIYYYRIPKGINFEKNYNKTDSTVTDYISKNKPFKQFFRILPNKKDYFETSTEILLENLPLGDYLMVIQPNNKKLDSTIYKYEMITVSNIIHLEDENEEEDLFYVLDRRTGKPLQNIIAKNDEETKRTDQLGKVGFKKKKYEKNTSYSSDAYFIHKNDTLVEKYSKGLLQDESYTTNEDEDFAAKPMLYLDRAIYRPGQKVYYKGIIAQTKNEKRSVVPFVTVLVTIEDTNNNTLKEYEVQTNDFGSFTGEFDIPKNILTGEFTITIDEPDNYENDTKYYNEEEDEHSFWDNVDFDSDEFTFQVEEYKRPTFEVDFNTIKENYTIGDTLKIVGNAKTLAGSNLTNAKVKYTISQTTMGNKFNNNNIDDVIGNTETNEKGEFTIIITANDSLIENKDINKITYYIKAEVIDSNGETRTTSISVYVGKETLVLNLYTNSKLYKEDQNTLEISAKTLNHFPIDAKGKIEIYYIEKKNFLKPRLFYFPENQNINEATFRKLFPNEPYNNEDSETKEILVKTIDFNTKNEKSIAFNFLKDYKNGNYKITAKAFDSKNNAIEKTTTIQLKSRTDIFDETKLFTFKDITTIQSDYFEFEFFSTIPNLIIFSRSYLGKKLDNEQIIELKKGIGKVRIKKDTNTKEDFYFHFSTFYDDEIQNENHEIKKETVEKKLEFEILSLRNKIEPGSKENWSFKIANQETETEVLASMYDSSLDQFTEKNWNTNLYFQTNNYGPKYPNYYRNKINTVYFNNFSKTPKYYHYYITNPKLNTFGLDFNNRNNQYSNEKYVKDIKSKLEIPKNAVSITGKIVNINGQSLSGVIIIVQGTNRSAESDFDGNFSIQVEENETLTFSYISMIDAYYTIKNKNEVLHIIMEEDNTILDNVVVVGYGMKTKKSLTGSSYKIMRIQNSSFSSEAETFAYETLNGQHGIQVVNDSAQPGSAPIIRLRGPASLKNTNEPLYIVDGVSMSTENFAKIKTEDIDNVSVLKGESATALYGSKASNGVIIITTKKALQELTQVKTRTNFNETAFFFPQLQTDKEGKISFNFTTPESLTRWKLRLLGHNKNFETGYFQSDIVSQKDIMVMPNLPRFVREKDTLTITTKVVNMTNETKSGLAMLLLFDATNGVAIDSIAMNRNNTKKFICKPKESVSVSWTITIPENLQGLQYKIVAKSGNFSDGEENILPVLSNKILITESIPLWVRENSTKEYVFENLKNNTSTTLQHHSFTLEYTSNPVWFALQSLPYLMEYEHECAEQTFSRYYANTLASEIINKNPNIAALFESYRKEESPKKKLEINKELKSILLAETPWYFDSEDETTKNKQLAYLFDSATLKNTQNKTLEKLETKQLSSGGFPWFDGGEENTFITQHILSGIGHLNKLIPNTETTYKNITSKSIPYLDSNFINRFKKNKKHFTNYSYTDVHFLYTRSFFIDQYPLSKKLDSIVQQQLKEVKEHWLSYSLYQKGQLALVFNRFGDANMAQKMITHLKETASLNEDLGMYWIENTKSWYWYQSPIETQSILIEAFNEVTKDITSVDLMKVWLLKNKQHKNWSTTKATTEAIYAILLQGKNWTTIEEKTKFKIGNEKILSQKLSKKEKEATTGYIKMHWKADEITTDMANISIQNKSDVPSYGGVYWQYFENLENIKESTNAVLNIKKELFKKENTPKGSVLKPIAKKNIIIGDIITIRLEIKAIEDLEFVHLKDLRASCFEPIDVISTHERRDNLYFYKSTKDVATHFFFDKINKGTYVLEYDVRVNNSGNFNDGIATLQSMYAPEFSANSKNNVIKVSK from the coding sequence ATGAAAAAATATTTTATCCTTTTATTTCTTCTTATTTGTACAACTTTATTTTCACAATCCAATTATGATAATGAATGGAAAGAAGTCTATCAACACGAACTAGATGGAAAAACACGTTCTGCTTATGAAAGTGTACAGAAAATTTACAAAAAAGTAAAGCGTAAAAAAGACGATATCCAAATTATAAAGTGTTTTTTCTATACTTCAAAGTTCACACTTGCACTTGAAGAAGAGGCTCAATCTAAAGTAATTCAAAACATTACAAGGGAAATAAATGACGCTAACGGAAACTCGAAAGCCATTTTGAATTACATTTATGCCTCCTTACTAAAAGACTACTACAATCAAAATAGCTATAAAATTAGACAAAGAACGAGCATCGAAAATGAAAACAATGCTAATTTTTTACTTTGGAATGAAGCAAAGTTTGAATCAGAAATCATAAAACAATTTGAATCTAGTTTGCAAAATAAAAACCAATTACAACAGCAAACTATTACTGACTACAATGAAACTTTTATTATTTCTCCAGATATAGATGGTAAAAACTATACCTTATATGATTATTTATGGAATGAATATTTCGACTATTTAAAACGTGAAAATAGAAATTGGGAAATAAAACGTACTGTCGAAAACAATGCTATTATTGAAAAACTATATAGTACTACAGAACACTTTATTACTCTTTCCGCTACTCCATTCAATGAATCAAACTTCAAAAGAATTATTGAATTATTTCAAGAAAAAGAGAAATTGTATGCCATAGATAACATAAAAAAAGCGAATAATACCTATGCTGTCCGATTGAGTTACATTCATACTATTTTCCAGAATAATGATTTGTATATTCAAAATTTAAAATTCCTTGAAGCAATAACGAATAATCAATTCCTTAAACAACAACTTAGAATTGACAGAGCTAAATTTTTGGCTTCAATTACAACTAAAAACAGTACAATTAATCATTATGACGAAGTATTGACTATTTGCGACTCTGTTTTGCAATCGATAACTAACAACAATGCTTTAGCCGATGCGGAAAACTTAAAAAACACCATTCTTCTCAAATCATTTAACTTAAAAATAAAACATACACTTTATGAGAATGAGAACACCAGAGCCTTTGTAGAATACAGAAACATTGATACGTTAACTATTTATTATTATCGTATTCCAAAAGGTATAAATTTCGAAAAAAACTATAATAAAACTGACTCAACTGTAACCGATTACATTTCGAAAAACAAACCATTCAAACAGTTCTTTCGCATTTTACCTAATAAAAAAGATTATTTTGAGACTTCTACCGAAATACTTTTGGAAAATTTACCTTTGGGTGATTATTTAATGGTTATTCAACCCAATAATAAAAAATTAGATAGTACTATCTACAAGTACGAAATGATAACCGTTTCTAATATTATTCACTTAGAAGATGAAAATGAAGAAGAAGATTTGTTCTATGTTTTAGACAGAAGAACTGGAAAACCTTTACAAAATATAATTGCTAAAAATGATGAAGAAACGAAACGGACAGATCAATTAGGTAAGGTTGGATTCAAAAAAAAGAAATATGAAAAGAACACATCCTATTCATCCGATGCCTATTTTATACATAAAAACGATACGCTAGTTGAAAAATACAGTAAAGGATTGCTTCAAGACGAAAGCTACACTACTAATGAAGATGAAGATTTTGCAGCAAAACCTATGCTCTACTTAGACAGAGCCATTTATAGACCAGGACAAAAAGTCTATTATAAAGGAATAATTGCACAAACCAAAAACGAAAAAAGGAGTGTTGTTCCTTTTGTAACGGTTTTAGTAACTATTGAAGATACTAATAACAATACTTTGAAAGAGTATGAAGTGCAAACCAATGATTTTGGCTCTTTTACAGGTGAGTTTGATATTCCTAAGAACATATTAACAGGTGAGTTTACTATTACAATTGATGAACCCGATAATTATGAAAATGACACAAAATATTATAATGAAGAGGAAGATGAACATTCTTTTTGGGACAATGTAGATTTTGACAGCGATGAATTTACCTTTCAAGTAGAAGAATACAAACGACCGACATTTGAAGTTGACTTTAATACTATAAAAGAAAACTATACCATTGGCGATACCTTAAAGATTGTAGGAAATGCAAAAACATTAGCAGGAAGCAACCTAACGAATGCTAAAGTAAAATATACAATTTCCCAAACAACAATGGGTAATAAATTCAACAATAACAACATTGATGATGTAATTGGAAATACTGAAACAAACGAAAAAGGAGAATTTACAATTATAATAACAGCAAACGATAGTCTAATCGAAAACAAAGACATCAATAAAATCACTTACTACATTAAAGCAGAAGTAATAGATAGTAATGGAGAAACTCGAACAACGTCTATCAGTGTATATGTTGGCAAAGAGACATTAGTCCTTAATCTATATACTAATTCTAAACTCTACAAAGAAGACCAGAATACTCTTGAAATTTCAGCCAAAACTTTGAATCATTTTCCAATAGATGCAAAAGGTAAAATTGAAATTTATTATATAGAAAAGAAAAATTTCCTAAAACCTCGATTATTTTATTTTCCTGAAAACCAAAACATTAATGAAGCTACATTTAGAAAACTATTTCCGAATGAACCTTATAATAATGAAGATTCAGAAACTAAAGAAATCCTAGTTAAAACCATAGATTTTAACACTAAAAACGAAAAATCAATAGCCTTTAATTTTCTTAAAGATTATAAAAATGGTAACTATAAAATTACAGCAAAAGCCTTTGATTCCAAAAACAATGCAATAGAAAAAACAACCACAATTCAACTAAAATCGAGAACTGATATTTTTGACGAAACAAAACTTTTTACATTTAAAGACATTACCACAATACAAAGTGATTATTTCGAATTTGAGTTTTTTTCTACAATTCCTAATTTAATCATTTTCTCAAGATCTTACTTAGGTAAAAAACTAGACAATGAGCAAATAATTGAGCTAAAAAAAGGAATTGGAAAAGTTAGAATCAAAAAAGATACAAACACAAAAGAAGACTTTTATTTTCATTTTTCAACATTCTATGATGATGAAATTCAGAATGAAAATCACGAAATCAAAAAAGAAACTGTTGAGAAAAAATTAGAATTCGAAATCCTTAGTCTTCGCAACAAAATAGAACCTGGAAGTAAGGAAAATTGGTCTTTCAAAATTGCTAATCAGGAAACTGAAACAGAAGTTTTAGCGAGTATGTATGACAGCTCATTAGATCAATTTACAGAAAAAAACTGGAACACTAATTTATATTTTCAAACTAATAATTATGGTCCAAAATATCCAAATTATTACAGAAACAAAATCAATACTGTTTATTTTAATAATTTCAGCAAGACACCTAAATACTATCATTACTACATTACAAATCCAAAATTAAACACATTTGGTTTAGATTTTAATAATCGCAACAATCAATATAGTAACGAAAAATACGTAAAAGACATAAAAAGCAAACTGGAAATTCCAAAAAACGCAGTATCTATAACTGGAAAAATTGTTAACATCAATGGGCAATCTTTATCAGGTGTTATCATAATTGTACAAGGAACAAATAGAAGCGCTGAAAGTGATTTTGATGGTAATTTTAGCATTCAAGTTGAAGAAAACGAAACACTAACTTTTTCCTACATTAGCATGATTGATGCTTATTATACCATAAAGAATAAAAATGAGGTGCTACATATAATAATGGAAGAAGATAATACAATACTTGACAATGTAGTTGTAGTAGGTTATGGCATGAAAACTAAAAAAAGCTTAACCGGCTCTTCTTATAAAATCATGAGAATACAAAACAGTTCTTTTTCTAGTGAAGCCGAAACCTTTGCTTATGAAACACTCAATGGACAACATGGCATACAAGTGGTAAATGATAGTGCTCAACCTGGGAGCGCTCCAATAATTAGATTAAGAGGTCCAGCTTCTTTAAAAAACACGAATGAACCCTTGTATATAGTAGATGGAGTTTCTATGAGTACAGAAAATTTTGCCAAAATCAAAACTGAAGATATTGATAACGTTTCCGTTCTTAAAGGAGAATCCGCAACTGCACTATATGGCAGTAAAGCTTCAAATGGAGTAATTATCATTACTACAAAAAAAGCATTACAAGAACTAACACAAGTAAAAACAAGAACTAACTTTAACGAAACCGCTTTCTTTTTCCCACAATTACAAACAGATAAAGAAGGTAAAATAAGCTTCAATTTCACTACTCCTGAGTCTTTAACACGCTGGAAATTGCGTTTATTAGGTCATAATAAAAACTTTGAAACAGGTTATTTCCAAAGCGATATTGTTTCTCAAAAAGACATTATGGTCATGCCAAATTTACCTCGTTTTGTAAGAGAAAAAGATACATTGACTATTACTACAAAAGTAGTAAACATGACCAATGAAACAAAATCAGGTCTTGCAATGCTTCTTTTATTTGACGCAACCAATGGTGTAGCAATAGACAGCATTGCCATGAACAGAAATAATACAAAAAAATTCATCTGTAAACCAAAGGAAAGTGTTTCTGTTTCATGGACAATTACAATCCCTGAAAACCTACAAGGGCTACAGTATAAAATCGTAGCAAAATCGGGCAATTTTTCTGATGGAGAAGAAAATATTTTACCCGTTTTAAGTAACAAAATTTTAATCACTGAAAGTATTCCACTTTGGGTACGAGAAAACAGCACAAAAGAATATGTCTTTGAAAACTTAAAAAACAATACTTCAACTACGCTACAACATCATTCATTCACATTAGAATATACTTCAAATCCAGTTTGGTTTGCATTGCAATCGTTACCTTATTTAATGGAATACGAACATGAATGTGCTGAACAAACTTTTTCTCGTTATTATGCAAATACGCTTGCCTCAGAAATAATCAACAAAAACCCGAACATTGCTGCTTTGTTTGAATCTTATAGAAAAGAAGAAAGTCCAAAAAAAAAATTAGAAATTAATAAAGAATTAAAATCAATTTTATTAGCCGAAACACCTTGGTATTTTGATTCTGAAGATGAAACAACAAAAAACAAACAATTGGCTTACTTGTTTGATTCAGCTACATTAAAAAACACGCAAAACAAAACTTTAGAAAAACTAGAAACTAAACAATTATCTTCAGGTGGTTTCCCTTGGTTTGATGGTGGCGAAGAGAACACATTCATTACACAACATATTCTTTCTGGTATTGGTCATTTAAACAAATTAATTCCAAATACGGAGACAACGTATAAAAACATAACGTCAAAAAGCATTCCTTATTTAGATAGTAATTTTATTAACCGATTTAAAAAAAATAAAAAGCATTTTACTAACTATTCCTATACGGATGTCCATTTTTTATACACAAGAAGTTTTTTTATTGACCAATATCCTTTATCTAAAAAACTAGATTCAATAGTACAACAGCAATTGAAAGAAGTAAAAGAACATTGGCTTAGTTATTCTTTATATCAAAAAGGGCAATTGGCTTTAGTTTTTAATCGCTTTGGTGATGCTAACATGGCTCAAAAAATGATAACTCATTTAAAAGAAACTGCTTCTTTAAATGAAGATTTAGGAATGTACTGGATAGAAAATACTAAAAGTTGGTATTGGTACCAATCGCCTATTGAAACTCAATCAATATTAATTGAAGCTTTTAATGAAGTAACTAAGGACATTACTTCGGTTGATTTAATGAAAGTGTGGTTGTTAAAAAACAAGCAGCATAAAAATTGGTCTACAACCAAAGCAACTACTGAAGCTATTTATGCTATTTTATTACAAGGTAAGAATTGGACAACCATAGAAGAAAAAACCAAATTTAAAATTGGCAATGAAAAAATCTTAAGTCAAAAATTATCTAAAAAGGAAAAAGAAGCTACAACTGGTTATATTAAGATGCATTGGAAAGCAGATGAAATAACAACAGATATGGCAAACATTAGTATTCAAAACAAATCAGACGTTCCAAGTTATGGTGGTGTATATTGGCAATACTTTGAGAATTTGGAAAACATAAAAGAAAGTACAAATGCGGTTTTAAATATTAAAAAGGAATTATTTAAAAAAGAGAATACTCCAAAAGGATCTGTTTTAAAACCAATTGCAAAAAAAAATATAATTATTGGGGATATAATTACAATTCGACTAGAGATTAAAGCTATTGAAGATTTAGAATTTGTTCATCTAAAAGACTTAAGAGCTTCATGTTTTGAGCCAATAGATGTTATTTCTACTCACGAAAGAAGAGATAATCTTTATTTTTATAAAAGTACAAAAGATGTAGCTACACATTTCTTCTTCGACAAGATAAACAAAGGAACATATGTTTTAGAATATGATGTTCGTGTAAATAATTCCGGAAATTTCAATGATGGTATTGCAACTTTACAAAGCATGTATGCTCCTGAGTTTTCAGCTAATTCTAAAAATAATGTCATAAAAGTCTCAAAATAA
- a CDS encoding adenylate kinase: MIQLHDKTFEAFIPEQEINFAIQNVAKQIEDDFYDEVPVFIGVLNGAFMFLSDLMKHYSRPCEVSFIKMASYEGTASTNDVKQLIGLNQDLEGRSVVIVEDIVDTGNTVEELKKIFKAQGVKHFRIATLFFKPQAYTKDIKIDYIGIRIPNKFIVGFGLDYDGLGRNLKEVYQLSNTHNKMINIVLFGKPGAGKGTQAEVLKQKYNLVHLSTGDIFRFNIKNETELGKLAKTYIDKGDLVPDEVTIKMLQDEVEKNPEAKGFLFDGFPRTITQAGALDTFLHSKNWEVTATVALEADDEILVQRLLERGKTSGRVDDQDVDKIRNRYDEYNQKTAPLMDYYKKQDKFKAVDGIGGIDEISERLFTVVDSL, from the coding sequence GTGATTCAACTACACGACAAAACTTTCGAAGCTTTCATTCCTGAACAAGAAATAAATTTTGCAATACAAAACGTAGCAAAACAAATAGAAGACGATTTTTATGATGAAGTTCCTGTATTTATAGGAGTTTTAAATGGTGCTTTTATGTTCTTGTCTGATTTAATGAAACATTATTCACGTCCCTGCGAAGTGAGTTTTATTAAAATGGCATCCTATGAAGGAACAGCATCAACAAACGATGTAAAACAATTGATTGGTTTAAATCAAGACCTAGAAGGAAGAAGCGTTGTTATAGTAGAAGATATAGTCGATACTGGAAACACAGTAGAAGAATTAAAAAAGATTTTCAAAGCACAAGGCGTAAAGCATTTCAGGATTGCAACATTGTTTTTTAAACCACAAGCCTATACAAAAGACATTAAAATTGATTACATAGGGATTCGAATTCCAAATAAATTTATTGTTGGATTTGGATTAGATTATGACGGATTAGGAAGGAATTTAAAAGAAGTTTATCAACTATCAAACACACACAACAAAATGATTAACATCGTATTATTTGGAAAGCCAGGAGCAGGAAAAGGTACGCAAGCAGAAGTTTTAAAACAAAAATATAATCTTGTTCATTTATCTACAGGAGATATTTTTAGATTTAATATAAAAAATGAAACAGAATTAGGGAAATTAGCTAAAACCTATATAGATAAAGGAGATTTAGTACCTGATGAAGTAACTATAAAAATGCTTCAAGACGAAGTGGAAAAAAATCCAGAAGCAAAAGGTTTCTTGTTTGATGGTTTTCCTAGGACAATTACACAAGCTGGTGCTCTTGATACTTTTTTACATTCTAAAAATTGGGAGGTTACTGCAACAGTAGCATTAGAAGCAGACGATGAAATCTTGGTACAACGTTTATTGGAAAGAGGGAAAACTTCTGGAAGAGTAGATGACCAAGATGTTGATAAAATTAGAAATCGTTATGATGAGTACAATCAAAAGACGGCTCCATTAATGGACTACTACAAAAAACAAGATAAGTTTAAAGCAGTAGATGGAATTGGTGGGATTGATGAAATATCAGAAAGGTTATTTACAGTAGTAGATAGTTTATAA
- a CDS encoding 5-(carboxyamino)imidazole ribonucleotide synthase: protein MNYFSSDFKLGILGGGQLGKMLLTETRKFDIQTLVLDPNEEAPSRFGCNNFYKGSLMDFDTVYQFGKMVHLLTIEIENVNLDALDKLEEEGLPIFPSPKTLRLIQNKGKQKDLYIQNGIPTSKHLRFVGLDDLRNSISKDELDFPFVWKSAEFGYDGNGVKICRSAIDLMKLPDVECIAEELIPFKNELAVIVARSFSGEIKTYPVVEMEFHPEANQVEYVICPARINESVAQKAQEIALKVSETFNHVGLLAVEMFQTEDDEILVNEVAPRPHNSGHYSIEASYTSQFENHLRAILNLPLGSTDSKVAGIMVNLVGEEGYEGPVYYENIGQIMAIDGVTPHIYGKRETRPFRKMGHVTIVNEDMTIARQIAQEVKNSIRVISYQ from the coding sequence ATGAATTATTTCTCGTCCGATTTTAAACTAGGTATACTTGGTGGTGGTCAACTAGGTAAAATGCTATTAACTGAAACTCGTAAATTCGACATTCAAACTTTGGTTTTAGACCCAAATGAAGAAGCTCCTTCTCGTTTTGGATGTAATAATTTCTACAAGGGCAGTTTGATGGATTTTGACACCGTGTATCAATTTGGAAAAATGGTGCACCTTTTAACTATCGAAATTGAAAATGTAAATCTAGATGCTTTAGACAAATTAGAAGAAGAAGGCTTACCTATTTTTCCGTCACCTAAAACATTACGATTAATCCAAAACAAAGGAAAACAGAAAGATTTATATATTCAAAATGGCATTCCTACTTCTAAACATTTACGTTTTGTTGGTTTAGACGATTTAAGAAACAGTATTTCTAAAGACGAATTAGACTTTCCTTTTGTATGGAAAAGTGCCGAATTTGGCTATGATGGAAATGGTGTAAAAATATGTCGTTCTGCCATTGATTTAATGAAACTTCCAGACGTTGAATGTATCGCTGAAGAACTAATTCCTTTCAAAAATGAATTAGCCGTTATAGTAGCAAGAAGTTTTTCTGGCGAAATTAAAACCTATCCTGTAGTTGAAATGGAGTTTCATCCAGAAGCCAATCAGGTGGAATATGTTATTTGCCCAGCTAGAATTAACGAAAGTGTGGCTCAAAAAGCACAAGAAATTGCCTTGAAAGTTTCAGAAACCTTCAACCATGTTGGTCTATTAGCAGTTGAAATGTTTCAGACAGAAGACGATGAAATCTTAGTTAATGAAGTTGCTCCTAGACCACACAATTCGGGTCATTATTCTATTGAAGCTAGTTATACTTCTCAATTTGAAAATCATTTAAGAGCCATTTTAAACCTTCCTTTAGGTAGTACAGACAGTAAAGTAGCAGGAATTATGGTTAACTTAGTTGGAGAAGAAGGTTATGAAGGTCCAGTTTATTACGAAAACATTGGGCAAATTATGGCAATTGACGGTGTTACACCTCATATTTATGGCAAAAGAGAAACACGTCCTTTTAGAAAAATGGGACATGTTACTATTGTAAATGAAGACATGACTATAGCGAGGCAAATTGCACAAGAAGTAAAAAATAGTATTAGAGTGATTAGTTATCAGTAG
- the lysM gene encoding peptidoglycan-binding protein LysM, which yields MGLFSFVKNAGAKLFGKKEEEAPVEEKAVLKAGALLAHIKSLGLEYQSIKIRLTGDDVIVEGDVAQQADAEKIVLAIGNVDGVDTVDNQMTVVEPKPEARFHTVEKGEWLSKIAKKYYDDANKYNVIFEANKPMLEHPDKIYPGQVLRIPNLD from the coding sequence ATGGGATTATTTTCATTTGTAAAAAATGCTGGAGCAAAACTATTTGGTAAAAAAGAAGAAGAAGCACCAGTTGAAGAAAAAGCAGTATTAAAAGCAGGAGCTTTACTTGCACACATTAAATCCTTAGGATTAGAATATCAATCTATAAAAATTCGACTTACAGGTGATGATGTAATTGTTGAAGGTGATGTTGCACAACAAGCAGATGCAGAAAAAATTGTATTAGCAATTGGAAATGTAGATGGCGTTGACACTGTAGACAATCAAATGACCGTCGTAGAGCCTAAACCAGAAGCAAGATTCCACACTGTTGAAAAAGGTGAATGGTTATCTAAAATCGCTAAAAAATACTATGACGATGCTAACAAATACAATGTTATTTTTGAAGCAAACAAACCAATGTTAGAGCATCCAGATAAAATATATCCAGGTCAAGTTTTACGTATTCCTAATTTAGACTAA